AGCCAGTTCATGCTTGTTGCATCTGTTGGGGTGCTGCCAGTAGTTTGAGCTGAGCCAGGCTCAAAGAGTTTTTCGCATACGTGCGTTGCTCAGGGCAATGCCACGTACGACGGGGATTTGCCGGCGCTGTAGCTCAAAGCCGAAATGTGCGAAGAAAGCCTGGGCATTGAGACTGGCATCGGCGGTCAGTTCAGGCAGGCCGGTTTGCCGTGCTGCTAGTTCGATATGTGCAAGCAGCAATCGGCCCACGCCTTGGCGCGCGTATTGCGGAGCTACAAAAAAGTGATCGATATAGCCATTGGCCTGCAGATCTGCATAACCCATGGGTAAATCATCGGCGCAGACGGCGACAAAAGGCTTGAGTGCCTGGATGCGCTGGCGCCACTCCATCCAGTCGGGACGTTGTGGCGCCCAGGCGTCAAGCTGCGCCTGGTTGTAGTGAGTCACTGCCAGTTGATGAACAGCATCGTGAAACACCTGCCATAGCGCGATTTCATCGCCGGGACGATAGCTGCGTACATGCATGGGTTGGCAGATTGATTGAGTTTGGCAAAAATGGTTTGCAGCAGAGGCATGACATCGGTGCAGCACGCAAGGGCGGCTGTGGAAGCACTTCTTCATCTGCATGCAACCCGCTGTTTTGATGAATTTTCTGTCATCAACTGAAGGTGAACGGTGGTCTAAAGTCTGTGAAATGCTCAGGTTTTTATAGCGGAAAAAATAACGTCAACCTCTAGAATGATCCGCCCATGCCCTTGATATACCTCATCCTCCTACCTTTTGCAGGCAGCCTTCTGGCTGCTTTATTGCCGGCGAATGCGCGCAATACTGAATCAACACTCGCGGGTGTCATTGCGCTGATATGCGCAATTCAGGTAGGGATGCTGTTCCCGGAAATGGCCGACGGAGCGGTGCTCAGGCAGGAGATTTCCTGGCTGCCGGCGCTGGGGCTGAATCTGGTGATCCGCATGGATGGGTTCGCCTGGTTGTTCTCCATGCTGGTCTTCGGCATTGGTGCGCTGGTGGTGCTTTACGCGCGTTACTACATGTCGCCCACTGATCCTGTACCGCGCTTTTTCTCGTTTTTTCTGGCCTTTATGGGGGCCATGGCAGGGGTGGTGCTCTCGGGAAACATCATTCAGCTGGTATTTTTCTGGGAACTGACCAGTCTTTTCTCGTTTCTGCTGATCGGCTACTGGTATCACCGCAAGGATGCGCGCCGGGGCGCACGCATGGCTTTGACGGTCACGGGCACGGGCGGGCTGGCCATGCTGGTGGGCATGCTGGTGCTGGGTCATATCGTGGGCAGCTATGACCTCGATAATGTTCTGGCGGCTGGGCAGCAGATTCGCGATAGCCACCTTTATCTGTTGGCATTGGTGCTGATTTTGCTTGGAGCGCTCACCAAAAGTGCTCAATTCCCATTTCAGTTCTGGTTGCCAAACGCCATGGCGGCTCCCACGCCCGTGTCCGCCTATCTGCACTCGGCCACCATGGTCAAGGCCGGCGTGTTTCTGCTGGCACGGCTGTGGCCGGTGCTGGCGGACACCGATGCATGGTTCTGGTTGGTCGGTGGGGCCGGCGCCATGACGCTGCTGATTGGCGGCTATTGCGCGATGTTCCAGCATGACCTCAAGGGTTTGCTCGCGTATTCGACGATTTCACACCTGGGTCTGATTACCTTGCTGCTGGGCCTGAACAGCAAGCTGGCCGCTGTGGCGGCGGTGTTTCATATCATGAACCATGCGACCTTCAAGGCTTCGCTGTTCATGGCTGCAGGCATCGTGGACCATGAAAGCGGCACGCGTGACATCAGGCGTCTGTCGGGTCTGCGTTTCATGATGCCGATCACTGCCACGCTGGCCTGTGTGGCCAGTGCCGCCATGGCCGGTGTGCCGCTGCTCAACGGCTTCATCTCCAAGGAAATGTTCTTTGCCGAGACCGTCTATCTGGATGCAGCGCCCTGGGTCAAGACCGTGCTTCCCGTGGTTGCGACCGTGGCGGGCATGTTCAGCGTGGCCTATTCGCTGCGCTTTACGTTCGATGTCTTTTTTGGGCCCCAGGCAAATGATCTCCCTCACGAGCCGCACGAGCCGCCGCACTGGATGCGTGTGCCGGTGGAGCTACTCGTGCTGGCCTGCCTGATCGTCGGCATCTTCCCGGCCTGGGCGGTGGGCGGTTTTCTGGCTGTTGCTGCAACTCCGGTCGTAGGCGGTGACTTGCCCCAGTACAGCCTGGCCATCTGGCATGGCTGGAATATGCCGCTCATCATGAGCCTGGTGGCACTGGCCGGCGGTATAGTGCTCTACACCATGCTGCGCTGGCAGCGCACGGTCGGACACTTTGATACGACGCCCGTGCTGGGCCGTGTCAGCGGTCGCAGGATTTTTGAAAATCTGCTGGCTCGCATCACCTGGCTGGGCCGGGCGGGACGCCGCAATCTGTCCACGCGCCGCCTGCAGTGGCAGATGCTGTGGCTGGTCTGCGTTGCTCTGGTCGCAGCGGCCCTGCCGCTCTGGCTATGGGGCATGAAACTGGGTGACCGCGGCACTTTGCCGGTGTCTTCGGCTTTTGTGCTGCTCTGGGCGATTGGCTGCCTGTGTGCGCTAGGCACGGCCTGGAAAGCCAAATACCACCGGATGACCGCATTGATCATGCTCGGCGGGACGGGGCTGTGCACGGTGCTGACCTTCCTCTGGTTCTCGGCGCCCGATCTGGCGCTGACCCAGCTGGTGGTGGAAGTCGCCACCACGGTGCTGATCCTGCTGGGGCTGCGCTGGCTGCCCAAGCGGGACAAGAACATGCGTACCGCCGATAGTGCCGATGCGCGGGCCAAGGCACGCCGCCTGCGCGATCTGGTGCTGTCGCTGATTGCCGGTGGCGGCATGGCCTGGCTGGCCTTTGCCATGATGAGCCGGCCCTTCTACGAAAGCACCTCCACCTTCTTCCTCGAGAACGCGCTGGGGGGCGGCGGCGGCACCAATGTGGTGAATGTGACGCTGGTCGACTTCCGTGGCTTCGACACTTTCGGCGAGATTGTGGTGCTGGGCATCGTGGCCGTCGTCATCTATGCGCTGCTGCGCCGCTTCCGCCCGGCGCGCGAGGCCATGGACATCCCGGAGCAGCAGCGCTATGTGCCCGGCGATTTGCAGACCGACCTGCTCAACCCGCGCAATGCCAGCGATACGGCCGTGGGCTACCTCATGGTGCCCGCCGTGCTGGTGCGGCTGCTGCTGCCGTTCGCGACGCTGGTGGCTGCCTATATCTTTGTGCGCGGCCACAACCAGCCGGGTGGCGGTTTCGTGGCCGGGCTGGTGTTCTCGGTTGCCTTGCTGATGCAGTACATCATCTCGGGCACACATTGGGTGGAGGCGCATCTGCCGCTGTATCCGCGCCGCTGGATTGCTGCGGGCCTGCTGTTTGCGCTGGGCACGGGCCTGGGCTCGGTGGCCGTGGGCTACCCCTTCCTGACCAGTCACAGCTTTGACTTTTCGCTGCCCCTGGTGGGACATGTGCATTTCGCCAGCGCCACCTTCTTCGATATCGGCGTGTTCGCGCTGGTGGTGGGCTCCACCATGCTGATCTTGACGGCGATTGCCCACCAATCGGTACGCGGACACCGCTTCCACGCGCGCTTGCTGGAAGAGCAGGAACAAGAGGCCAAGAAGGCCGAGGCCGAGGTGCAGGCCGCCACGGCCGCGGCACTGGCAAGGGGAGGTATGTAATGGAAATCGTTCTGGCCATTGCCATCGGTGTGCTCACCGGCTCGGGCGTCTGGCTGCTGCTGCGCCCGCGTAGCTACCAGGTCATCATGGGGCTGGCGCTGCTGTCCTATGCCGTCAACCTGTTCATCTTCTCGATGGGGCGTCAGGGCCTGTCGATCAACAAGGTGCCGGTTCTGCAAAACGGCGTGCCCACTGATTTGTCGCATTACGCCGACCCCATGCCGCAGGCGCTGGTGCTGACCGCCATCGTCATCGGCTTTGCCATGACGGCGCTGTTCCTAGTCGTGCTGCTGGCATCGCGCGGCGCTTCCGGAAACGACCATGTGGATGGCGCGCACTCGCGAACCGAACAGGAAATGCTATGAGCGAGTGGATTGAGCGTCTGATGCCGCACCTGATGCTGGCCCCCATCATGCTGCCCATGCTGACGGCAGCGCTGATGCTGTTCTTGCGCGAGGAGCGCCAGCGCCTGAAGCTGGGCATGAACATCCTGTCCACCACGATCAGTCTGGTGATTGTGGTCATGCTGCTGAGCTGGACCAACCAGGCGGGCTCGGCTGTCACCATGTCGGTCTATATGCCCGGCAACTGGCCTGCGCCCTTTGGCATCGCGCTGGCGCTGGACCGGCTCACCGCCCTGATGCTGCTGGTCACCTATGTGGTGGCACTGGCCGCACTGGTATTTTCTGCGGCGCGCTGGCACAAGGCCGGTGTGCACTTCCACCCCTTGTTCCAGCTGCAGCTGATGGGGCTCAGCGGTGCTTTCATCACGGCGGACCTGTTCAATCTGTTCGTGTTCTTCGAGATCATGCTGGCAGCCTCTTACGGTCTGCTGCTGCATGGCTCCGGCAGCACGCGCATTCAGGCCGGTCTTCACTATATCGCCATCAATCTGGCAGCGTCTTCGCTGTTCCTGATCGGCGTGTCCATGCTCTATGGCATCACCGGAACGCTTAATATGGCCGATCTGGCCCGGGCCATTCCGCTGGTGCAGGACGCCGACCGCGGCCTGCTGCATGCGGCAGCGGGTGTGCTGGGAACGGCATTTTTGATCAAGGCGGCGCTGTGGCCGCTGAACTTCTGGCTGGTGCCTGGCTACAGCGCGGCGACTGCGCCCGTGGGAGCCTTGTTTGCGCTCATGACCAAGGTGGGGGTCTATGTCATCTTGCGCCTGTGGACCTTGCTGTTCAGCTCGGAAGCCGGGGCATCGGCCCTGTTTGGCAGTACCTGGCTGATCGTGGGCGGCATGCTGACCATGGCCTTTGGTGCGATAGGCATGCTGGGCTCGCAACGGTTGACCCATCTGGCTGGCTTTGCTGCCATTCTTTCGTCCGGCACCCTGCTGGCAGCGACGGGCTTTGGCCAGAACCTGCTGACCGCCGGCCTGCTGTATTACCTGCCAGGCTCCACGCTGGCCGTGGCGGCTCTGTTCCTGATTGCCGATGTGGTGGACCGCTGGCGCGTGGATGATGACGCGGGCGAGCCCTATGAGGACGATGAAGCACCATTCCTCAATGCAGAGCTGTTGCCTACCGAGGGCTTCAACCTCGACGACGAGGAAGAGCTCATGATCGGCCGGGCCTTCCCGGCGGCAGCGGCTTTTCTGGGTCTGAGCTTCATGGCCTGCACCTTGCTGATCTCGGGCCTGCCGCCTCTGTCCGGCTTTCTCGGCAAATTCGCCATGCTGACCAGCCTGCTCAATCCGCTGGGCATGGGGACATCCAGTGGTGTGAAGGCCGGTCCGCTGGGCTGGAGCATGGTGGCCCTGCTCATCATCACCGGTCTGATGGCGTTGGTGGCACTCACGCGCGCCGGCATCCGGCATTTCTGGGCCAATCCGGAGCAGAGCGCGCCGTCACTCAAGGTGGCGGAAGGCCTGCCCATCGTTGCACTGCTGCTGTGCTGTGTGGTGTTGACGGTCAAGGCCGATGATGTGATGCGCTATACCCAGCGAGCGGCCAATGCCCTGCACTCGCCCGATGTCTATGTGCGTACCGTCTTGGGTCTTGCTCCGGTACCTGCTCCCAAGGAGAAGAAGGCTCAGGAGGCTGCAGGGCCCGAGGCTGCGGCACGCGCTGCAGCACTGGAAATGCAGGCAGAGCCCGTCCCCGGTATCGGCGATGAAAGCGAAGCTGCACAGGATGCCGCTACCCAGACCGCAGCCTCGGCTCAGAAAGAGGAGGGCCGCCCATGAAGAACATCATGAAATCCATCTTCCCGGCACCGCTGCTGTCGGTAGCTCTGCTGGTGCTGTGGCTGCTGCTCAACCGCTCGGTCAGTGCTGGCCAGATCTTGCTGGGCCTGATCCTGGGCCTTCTGATTCCCGTGCTGCTGCGCGGCCTGCGCCCCTTGCCGGTGCGGGTCAGCCGTCCGCTGAGCATTCTCAAGCTGGCCTTTCGTGTGGTCTGCGACACCTCGGTTTCCAACTTCAATGTGGTGCGTTTTTTGCTGCTGCCGCGCATGCGCAAGCACCCGGCGGCCTTTGTCCATATTCCGCTCGAGCTGCGTGATCCCAATGGGCTGGCAGTACTGGCCATGATCGTCTGCCTGACGCCCGGCACTTCCTGGGCCGAAATCTCGCGCGACCGCTCCATGCTGCTGCTGCATGCGCTGGAGGTGGAGGATGCCAAGCAGATGGCCGACTTTGTGAAGTCCCGCTACGAGAGCCTGCTGATGGAGATTTTTGAATGAACCCCTGGTTTTATTGGGTGCTGATGGCATCTCTGGTCATGCTGCTGGCGGCCATGGGCTGCTCGGTGCTGCGCCTGCTCAAGGGGCCGCATGCGCAAGATCGCGTGCTGGCGCTGGACTGCATGTATCTCAACGGCATGCTGGCCATGCTGGTCATGGGCATTCTGTACGACAGCACCAACTATTTCGAGGCAGCCTTGCTGGTGGCTCTGTTCGGCTGCGTCGGCTCCACGGCCATGGCCAAGTTCCTGTTGCGCGGCGAGGTGATCGAATGAGTACCGAGGTCATTGGCGTGGATCTACCGCTGTGGGCCCAGATCCTGGTGGCGGCCCTGGTCTTCGGTGGCTCGCTGATTGCTCTCATGGGCTCCGTAGGACTGCTGCGGCTCAAAAGCTATTTCGAGCGCGTGCATGCGCCCTCCATCATCGCTACCATGGGCTGCTGGCTCATCATGCATGCCACCTGGATCTACTTTTCCGTCAGCGGCCAGGGCTTCGTCATGCATTCGGTGCTGATTGCCATCTTCATTGCCGTGACCGTGCCCATCACCACCATCTTCCTCATGCGCGCAGCGCTGTTTCGCTCGCGCCGGGCAGGAGAGAGCGTACCGCCCACGCTCAGCAATCTGGTGCGCAACGAACCCCTGGACGAAGAAGAGGCCGCCGAGGCCGACGAAAAGCCTGCGGCGCATAAAGCCTGAAATCCTGCCGCCCAAGGCTTTCAGGGCCACCGTCTTGCGCTAGATTGGCAGCCATGCTCAATATTTTCGCCATCTGCATCGGTGCCTGCCTGGGCGCCCTGTCGCGCTGGGGGCTGGGACTGTGGCTGAGTGCCGGAGCCAGCATGCCCTGGGGCACTCTTGTCGCCAATCTGATCGGCGGTTATCTGATCGGCGTCTTCATCGCGCTGTTTCAGGCCATGCCCCAGCTGGATCCGGTCTGGAAACTGGCCATCATCACCGGCTTTCTCGGTGCCCTGACCACGTTTTCCAGCTACTCGGCCGAGGTCATCGGCCTGCTGCAGCAGCAGCGCCTGGGCGCAGCCCTGGGCTGGGCCTGTGTGCATCTGGTCGGCTCTCTGTTCATGACCTACATGGGTATGCTCAGCTGGAGCATCGGGTTCAGCCGTTAAGCTGGCAGACCATTTGCCACTATTGCGGCAAACTGCTTCAGCGTTTAGAGGCGAAATACTCTCCAGGGCTATAGCTTTGTGAGCGTATAGTGCAAGCATCATCTGCACTACAGGTGCATTTGAGCTTGAAGTACTTGACGGATGGGTGGTCAGCGCTACGAAATCTTTAGGGATGGCTGTAGTCCGTGCTACTCAGCATTCTAAGAACCGAGGGTCCATGCAAATTTCTTCACCCCTGTCCGATACCGATCTGGCCAATGCCTGGGCCGAGTTGCACAACCAGGCCCATAACGGCAAAGAGCTGGAACCTCAGTCCAACCGCCTTGCATTCGCCGATCCGGAGTTCATGTTCCGCCGCGAAACCCGTGGCATCCGCATGCAGCTGGAAATGCTCAAGCCAGATCTGACCCAGATCGAGCGCGGCATCGAGCACACTGTGGTTGTCTACGGCAGCGCGCGCTTTGTCGATATGGAGCAGGCGCGTCAGCAGCTTGCAGAAGCCAAGGCCAGCGGCGATACCCAGCGCATGGCGCTGGCCGAACGCGGCATGCGCAATGCCGAGCGCTATGAGGCGGCACGCGCCTTTGCGCGCATCGTGGCGACCGAAGGCATGAAGCAGGCGCCCAGCGAGCGCTTCTACATCTGCACGGGCGGTGGTCCCGGCATCATGGAGGCGGCCAACCGCGGCGCGCATGATGCGGGTGCTCCCAATGTGGGGCTGAACATCTATCTGCCGCATGAGCAGCATGGCAACCCCTACATCACGCCGGGGCTGAGCTTCAAGTTCCACTACTTTGCACTGCGCAAAATGCATTTCATGATGCGCGCCAAGGCGCTGGTGGCCTTCCCTGGCGGCTTCGGCACCATGGACGAGCTGTTTGAGGTGCTGACGCTGGTGCAGACCCACAAGAGCAAGCCCGTGCCCGTGATCCTGTTCGGCACGGAGTTCTGGAAGCGGGTGCTGAACTTCGATGTGCTGGTGGAAGAGGGCACCATTTCCGCCAAGGATCTGAACCTGTTCCGCTACACCGACGATCCAGCCGAGGCCTGGTCCTTCATCCAGCAGTTCTACCAGACCGGCTGGAACAACGGATAAGCGCTCGCGTTCAACCCAAGCCGCCAGAAGATCTTCCTCTGGCGGCTTTTTTGCGTATCAGCGCATGGCAGCTAGCTTCGAAGGAGCCAGCGCTTGGGCTATGTTTGGCTTAAAGGCCATGCAGCGATTGCTCGGCCAGTTGCTGGGCACGCGCGATCGAAATGCCTTCATGCTGATCGATGACCAGCGCATCGCCTTCCTCATCGCCGCGGTGCAGCACCACGCGCGGGCGTGTGCCGTCGGCCTGGATATGCACATCGGCCGGGCGTGATTTCTGCGTGGGGTAGACGGCAATCAGATTGGACAGCCAGCCAAAGAAAATCGGGTCTTCGGGAGGCTTGTCGAAGGAGTCCAGATGGCGCTGAAAACTGGCTTCGCTGGCCGATACCCAGATGCCCCAGAGAAAGGGCTCGTCCAGGCCATGGATCGGCACTTCCAGAATGGCGCGCACATAGTATTGGGTGCCTTCGGGGTGGGCGATGACGCAGAGCTCGTCGGTCAGCTCGGCCCATGCCTCGCGTTCTTGCTCGCTCAGGCGTCGGTAGGGTGCAGGGGCATCGAAAGCAAAGCTTGGCGATCCTTCGTGAATCTGATCGCATTTGCTGCATTGGTAGGCAAAGATGGCGGCCATGGTGTAAAGAGTTCAGCGTTTGCGAAATACCAGCGTACGGTTATTGGCCGGCATGGCCTGGTCGAGCTGCAGCTCCATGCCGTGCTCTGAGGCCAGCGCCACGATGGCTTCAAAGTCGCGCAGGCCGCTGCGCGCGTCACGCTGGCGCAGCCAGGCGTCGAAGGCGCGGTTGCTGTCGCTGGTGAAGTGGCCGCCGTAGTTGAACGGACCGTAGATGGCAAACACGCCGCCTTCGGGCAAGTGCGAGCCCACCAGATCAAACATGCGCTGCACCAGCGGCCAGGCCACGATATGGCAGGTGTTGCTGGTAAAGACGGCATCAAAGCCTGATGGATCCGTGGTTGCGGGCCAGGCATCGGTCGCCAGGTCGAACTCCAGCGGAGCACGCAGATTGGGTGCTCCATGGGCGGCGTGCCAGGCCTGGATGCCTGCATGACTGTCGGCCAGGTCGCTGCTCTGCCAGACCAGCTGAGGCAGGCGTGGAGCGAAGTACACGCTGTGCTGCCCGGTACCGGAGCCTATCTCCAGCACATGCCGGCTGTGCTGAAGAGCGGGCCTCAGCACCTCGAAAATAGCGGCCTGATTGTTTTCGCAGGCCTGGGAAAAAGGCAGTTGCGGGGCTGTCGATGGAAGGTTCGGGGTCATAGGGAACTTGGCGGCAGACACGGGAAATCGTGCGGACATCTTCCACTGAAACGGCAAGTCCACGCAGCGCGACGGCCTTCAGTGCCTGAGGCGCAGCCTGATCTCGGGCCGCACGTTCAGGCCGCCGATTTTCCAGCTGTATGCGCCCAGGCCCAGCGTGGGCGTGGAGCTGGCGTTTTGCGAGAGCACCTCGGCATTGCCGGGCAGACTGACCTTCAGGCTGCCATTCATGGTGATGCCCAGTTGCGCGAAGTCTCTCTTTTCCTTGTCCTTGAGCGGTTTGGCCGCAATCGTCATCACGCCATTCCTGTCGGTCTGCACGGTGAACATGTCCAGCAATCGCAGACCTTCACCGGGCTTTCGCTGGCCGGCAATCTCCAGCGCATAGCGCGCATTGCCTTTGTAGACGGCTTTCCTGACCTCGGGTTCGCGGCTCAGTTGCTGCGCTTGCGCCGCCAGCTCCTGGTGCTCTTTCTCGCTCAGCACACCTTGTTTTCTGAGCTTCATCACGGCCAGGGCATTCACCACCGTGCCGTCAAAGCGGTAGCTGTAGCTGCCATCGGCCTGCACTTCCACGCTGGCGGAGAAGCGCTCTGGTACCAGGCAGGCGGTCAGCAAGGCGACGAGGGCTGTGGTCGTCAACAGCGCAAAAAGCTTGTGCATGAGGACTCCTTTTGAGTGGCATTGCAGTGGCCCGAGGTGCAGAGGTCCGAGTCATCGTAGAGCAAACAGGGCATGCGCCAATAGGGGCTGCTATCAAGCTTGCGTGGAGTCTTGCCGGAAGATTATTCAAAAAGAGTAGCCGCAAGCGATTTCTACATAAGGGATATAGACCTTTTGACTTTGATTTCGGCGGGTCGAGCGATCGTTCACTTGGATTTTGATTCGGCTTTGAGCTGGCTGATGGCTTCCTGAAAGCCCTGTAGATACTTGGTGCGCGTCTGCTCGGCCAGGCTAGGCCACTGTGCGGCTGGCAGGCTCAGCGATTCCATCGTCAGCCTGGCGGCCAGTTGCGGGTCCCGCGAGGCCAGCACCGCCTGCATACCGTGCAGATTGATCCAGTGCGGGTCGTAGGCGTGGGGTGTGCGGCGATCCCAGTCCACAACCTTGGCAATCAACTCCTGGGCCTTGTCCAGATCCTGAAACAGATGGCGGTTGATGGGGGCTCCATAACTCTGATTCATCACATCGACCGCTTGTCTGGCAGTGACGTCGGCACAGCGATTGGCGTCAAAGCGGGCACGCAGCTGGCCGGCGTAGAACCAGAAGGCAGCCTCGTCCCGCAGACCTGCCTTGAACAGTGTTTGCGACAGCACATAGAACACGGGCGGTTGAAAGCGCTCGGGCGCGGCGCGTACGCGCTCGAGCACGGCTTGCTGCTGCTGAGGCGTACCCTGCGACAGCAAGCGAAGAGCCTCCTGCCCCAGTCTGGTGTCGATCTGCGCATAGACTCCCTGGGGGACCAGTACCTGAGTCGCAGGGGAGGGCAGCGGTTTGGGCGCAGCCGATGGCTGCTGAGTCTGTGCGGAAGCAAAGCCCGAGAGCGCCACCAGCGCACCGATCACCATCTTTGCTGCGACATGGCTCATGCTGAACTCCTTGTGCTTGCGATGCAAATCATTCTGGACGGCGTCAGACAAATACCCACTCTGTCGCATATCTTAATTAGCATGCTTGGTATCTGTGTCTCGTATTTACCAAGAAGCCCTGATTTCGATGAAGACTAGACATTGAGTTGCCGTGAACCCCGAAAGCTTTGCTTGCTGATGGCAGCGGTGTGCCCAATGTGGGCTTAGCCAGCACATCTGCTTTGTCGTCGGTGCTGCGCCGATGGCCGAGAGCGGATGCCGCCTCGCTGCCGAGCCGACAGACTGTCAAAACCGGCAGGCTCAGTCCCGGGCGTTGAATGCCCGGTGATAACTCACCTCGCCTTGCGGCGGCAGGCCTTTGAAAGTCAGTGCCTGAAAGTACTCGGCAGGCACTCCGGGTAGCACTAGGCCCGGCACCGTCCGGAAACCAAAGCGCCGGTAGTAGTCCGGATCGCCAAGCAGCACGCATCCCTGCGCAGACTGCGCTTGCAGAGCGCTGATGGCCGCCTGCATGAGTGCGCCGCCAATACCCTGCCGCTGTCTTTGGGGAGTGACGGAGATGGGCCCCAGGCCAAACCAGTGCTGGCTGCCGTCGCTGATGTGGACGGGAGAGATGGCGACATGCCCGACGATTTGCCCGTCAATCTCTGCGACCAGGGACAGGGCAAGCGCCCCGGCTGCGCGCAACTCACGCACGATGAATTGCTCGGTGTGAGCGGTATGCGGTGCGTCCTTGAAGGCCTGGATCGTCACCTGCTCGATGGCCTTGGCATCGGTGGGCAGTTCTGCTCGAATATGCATGGGTTGGATTGGGTTTTCGAAAAATCCTGGAAAAAGGCCAGTTCGGCCCATCAGCCTATTGCAACTGCTTTCTCGAAGCTGCGGAACAAAAAAACCGCCCGAAGGCGGTTCTTTATGGCGGGGCCTGTTGGGTGATTACACACCGGCCACTTCAATGCCCTTGAATTCCCCGGTCGCAATCTTTTCCTTCCAGATGGCGGGGCCGGTGATATGGGCGCTGGTGCCACCGGCATCCACGGCCACCGTGACAGGCATATCGACCACGTCGAATTCATAGATGGCTTCCATGCCCAGGTCTTCAAAGCCCACCACCTTGGCTTGCTTGATGGCCTTGGAAACTAGGTAGGCGGCGCCGCCCACGGCCATCAGGTAGGCACTCTTGTGCTTCTTGATGGCCTCGATGGCGACAGGGCCGCGCTCGGACTTGCCGATCATCGAGATCAGGCCGGTCTGCGACAGCATCA
This region of Comamonas thiooxydans genomic DNA includes:
- a CDS encoding DUF2199 domain-containing protein: MAAIFAYQCSKCDQIHEGSPSFAFDAPAPYRRLSEQEREAWAELTDELCVIAHPEGTQYYVRAILEVPIHGLDEPFLWGIWVSASEASFQRHLDSFDKPPEDPIFFGWLSNLIAVYPTQKSRPADVHIQADGTRPRVVLHRGDEEGDALVIDQHEGISIARAQQLAEQSLHGL
- a CDS encoding GNAT family N-acetyltransferase, yielding MHIRAELPTDAKAIEQVTIQAFKDAPHTAHTEQFIVRELRAAGALALSLVAEIDGQIVGHVAISPVHISDGSQHWFGLGPISVTPQRQRQGIGGALMQAAISALQAQSAQGCVLLGDPDYYRRFGFRTVPGLVLPGVPAEYFQALTFKGLPPQGEVSYHRAFNARD
- a CDS encoding DUF938 domain-containing protein is translated as MTPNLPSTAPQLPFSQACENNQAAIFEVLRPALQHSRHVLEIGSGTGQHSVYFAPRLPQLVWQSSDLADSHAGIQAWHAAHGAPNLRAPLEFDLATDAWPATTDPSGFDAVFTSNTCHIVAWPLVQRMFDLVGSHLPEGGVFAIYGPFNYGGHFTSDSNRAFDAWLRQRDARSGLRDFEAIVALASEHGMELQLDQAMPANNRTLVFRKR